Proteins found in one Amycolatopsis umgeniensis genomic segment:
- a CDS encoding serine/threonine protein kinase, translating into MNRAGSVWFWSLLGAFIAAALGTAINFATDLKTSFLAWGLVVAFTVATGLISGISQVLSRRDGGGPQTGGTTNVYNVQHSQVNVWLVFLILGVSGSLLAAIFVGVHFAGSIQTAGTPLPAAIEPRVTPPPSSTTITTSTVPRPVSNEDITEFVTGYYRLMPNTQAGWPLIGPNLQRRGLSDYEAHWGRINAVDVHSASATSATTVRVRVTLHYRDGRPSSLETHELTVVPCEGHLCIDADTLIRGK; encoded by the coding sequence TTGAACCGGGCGGGTTCTGTGTGGTTCTGGTCCTTGCTCGGCGCCTTCATCGCCGCCGCCCTCGGCACCGCGATCAATTTCGCGACCGACCTCAAGACCAGTTTCCTGGCCTGGGGTCTCGTCGTCGCGTTCACCGTCGCGACCGGGCTGATCAGCGGAATCTCGCAGGTCCTCAGCCGCCGCGACGGCGGCGGTCCGCAAACCGGCGGCACGACGAACGTCTACAACGTCCAGCACTCACAGGTCAACGTGTGGCTGGTGTTCCTGATCCTCGGGGTCTCGGGTTCGCTGCTGGCGGCCATTTTCGTGGGCGTCCACTTCGCGGGCTCGATCCAGACCGCCGGGACACCGCTCCCCGCGGCGATCGAACCACGCGTGACACCACCGCCCTCGTCGACGACCATCACGACGTCCACCGTGCCCCGGCCCGTCTCGAACGAAGACATCACCGAGTTCGTCACCGGCTATTACCGCTTGATGCCGAACACTCAAGCCGGATGGCCGCTCATCGGGCCGAACCTCCAGCGCCGGGGCCTAAGCGATTACGAAGCCCATTGGGGCAGGATCAACGCGGTGGACGTCCACAGCGCGTCGGCCACCTCCGCGACGACCGTCCGGGTCCGGGTCACGCTGCACTACCGCGACGGCCGGCCTTCCTCGCTCGAAACCCACGAACTGACGGTCGTTCCCTGCGAAGGCCACCTTTGCATCGACGCCGACACCCTTATCCGCGGGAAATAG
- a CDS encoding MFS transporter, with product MNSSKWGGLVALLAGFFVILLDTTIVAVASPSIQADLGGDVAALFWVTAGYLLAFSVPLLVAGRLGDLFDPKRVYLFGMAGFAVASALCGFAPSIGWLIAFRILQGLAAAAMSPQPLTLIRRLFAEDERGRAFGVWGSVAAAATLLGPILGGLLTASLDWRWIFWVNVPLCAIAVVMGIRLIPGSQGGFARFDLIGAALSTAGLSLLVWALLSFSLLAAAGAVALLVGFYFRERSEGADALAPLRLYRSSGYLSASLAMASLGATVLAMALPTMLYIQEVRGFGPIEAAMVLAPDAVVAILLSPPAGRWVDRVGGRRPAILGMSLLAVSLLLIGLVVVSELNPWWITAGAALLGAANAVAWSPLSAIAMASVEPAAAGGASGLFNTVRQVGAVAGVAVTGAVLAGLESRPTLAFGVVFGFIGLVAVGGLVAALRLPANPRVGELVGED from the coding sequence ATGAATTCTTCCAAATGGGGCGGACTCGTGGCGCTGCTCGCGGGCTTCTTCGTGATCCTGCTCGACACGACGATCGTCGCGGTGGCGAGCCCGAGCATCCAAGCCGATCTCGGCGGGGACGTCGCCGCGCTGTTCTGGGTGACGGCGGGCTATCTGCTCGCCTTTTCGGTTCCTTTGCTGGTCGCGGGCCGGCTCGGCGACCTCTTCGATCCGAAACGCGTCTACCTCTTCGGCATGGCGGGCTTCGCCGTCGCCTCCGCGCTGTGCGGGTTCGCTCCCTCGATCGGATGGCTCATCGCCTTCAGGATCCTGCAAGGCCTGGCCGCGGCCGCGATGTCTCCACAGCCGCTCACGTTGATCAGACGGCTCTTCGCCGAAGACGAGAGGGGCCGCGCCTTCGGCGTCTGGGGCTCGGTCGCCGCCGCTGCCACTCTGCTCGGACCCATTCTGGGCGGGCTGCTGACGGCGAGCCTCGATTGGCGCTGGATCTTCTGGGTCAACGTTCCGCTCTGCGCCATCGCCGTCGTCATGGGGATTCGCCTGATTCCCGGTAGCCAAGGCGGTTTCGCGCGCTTCGACCTCATCGGCGCCGCACTGAGCACAGCGGGTCTGAGCCTTCTCGTGTGGGCGCTGCTGTCCTTTTCGTTGCTCGCGGCCGCCGGCGCCGTCGCCCTGCTCGTGGGTTTCTACTTCCGGGAACGCAGCGAAGGCGCCGACGCGCTCGCGCCATTGCGGCTCTACCGCTCGTCCGGATACCTGTCGGCGAGCCTCGCGATGGCGTCCCTCGGCGCGACGGTCCTCGCGATGGCGCTGCCGACCATGCTCTATATCCAAGAAGTACGCGGTTTCGGGCCGATCGAAGCAGCGATGGTCCTGGCACCGGACGCCGTCGTCGCGATCCTGCTGTCGCCACCGGCGGGCCGCTGGGTCGACCGAGTCGGAGGCCGTCGACCGGCGATCCTCGGCATGAGTCTGCTCGCGGTGAGCTTGCTGCTCATCGGTCTCGTGGTCGTGTCGGAGCTGAATCCCTGGTGGATCACGGCGGGGGCCGCACTTCTGGGCGCCGCCAACGCGGTGGCCTGGTCGCCGCTGTCCGCCATCGCGATGGCGTCCGTGGAACCCGCCGCCGCGGGTGGGGCGTCCGGTCTGTTCAACACGGTGAGGCAGGTGGGCGCGGTCGCGGGGGTCGCGGTGACCGGCGCGGTCCTGGCGGGCCTCGAATCGAGGCCCACGCTGGCTTTCGGGGTCGTGTTCGGCTTCATCGGTCTCGTTGCCGTTGGCGGACTTGTTGCGGCGCTTCGACTTCCGGCGAATCCGAGAGTGGGTGAGCTGGTTGGTGAGGATTAG
- the hpaD gene encoding 3,4-dihydroxyphenylacetate 2,3-dioxygenase translates to MTTIPTPSSPPPDVLRCAYMELVVTDLARSRAFYADVLGLTVTEEDDTTVSLRTIDEFIHHNLVLRQGPVAAVAAFSYRVRSPEDLDKAVAFYTELGCRVERREDGYTKGIGDSVRVQDPLGFPIEFFHDVQHVERLGWRYDLHLPGALVRLDHFNQVTPDVPLAVKHMEDLNFRVTEDIQDDQGVTYAAWMRRKPTVHDTAMTGGDGPRMHHVAFATHEKHNILSICDKLGSLRMSDHIERGPGRHGVSNAFYLYLRDPDGHRVEIYTQDYYTGDPDNPVVTWDVHDNQRRDWWGTPVVPSWYTDASLVLDLDGKPQPVVARTEESELEVTIGADGFSYTRKGDDDGELPAWKQGEYKLGNQL, encoded by the coding sequence ATGACCACGATCCCCACGCCGTCGTCGCCACCGCCGGACGTCCTGCGCTGCGCGTACATGGAACTCGTCGTCACCGATCTGGCGCGTTCGCGCGCGTTCTACGCCGACGTCCTCGGCCTGACGGTGACCGAAGAGGACGACACCACGGTCAGCCTCCGCACGATCGACGAGTTCATCCACCACAACCTCGTGCTGCGCCAAGGCCCGGTCGCCGCTGTCGCCGCCTTCTCGTACCGCGTCCGGTCTCCGGAGGATCTGGACAAGGCCGTCGCGTTCTACACGGAGCTGGGCTGCCGGGTCGAGCGCCGCGAGGACGGGTACACGAAGGGCATCGGCGACTCGGTGCGCGTGCAGGACCCGCTCGGCTTCCCGATCGAGTTCTTCCACGACGTGCAGCACGTCGAGCGGCTCGGCTGGCGCTACGACCTGCACCTGCCCGGCGCGCTGGTGCGGCTCGACCACTTCAACCAGGTCACCCCGGACGTCCCGCTCGCGGTGAAGCATATGGAAGACCTCAACTTCCGTGTCACCGAGGACATCCAGGACGATCAGGGCGTCACCTACGCGGCCTGGATGCGCCGCAAGCCGACCGTGCACGACACCGCGATGACCGGCGGCGACGGGCCGCGGATGCACCACGTCGCTTTCGCCACGCACGAGAAGCACAACATCCTGTCCATTTGCGACAAACTCGGTTCGCTGCGGATGTCGGACCACATCGAACGCGGTCCCGGCAGGCACGGCGTCTCGAACGCGTTCTACCTGTATCTGCGTGACCCGGACGGGCACCGCGTCGAGATCTACACGCAGGACTACTACACCGGCGACCCCGACAACCCGGTCGTCACCTGGGACGTGCACGACAACCAGCGCCGTGACTGGTGGGGGACCCCGGTCGTCCCGTCGTGGTACACCGACGCGTCCCTCGTGCTCGACCTCGACGGCAAGCCGCAGCCGGTGGTCGCGAGGACCGAGGAGAGCGAGCTGGAGGTCACCATCGGGGCCGACGGCTTCTCCTACACCCGCAAGGGTGACGACGACGGAGAACTGCCCGCCTGGAAACAGGGCGAGTACAAACTCGGCAACCAGCTCTGA
- the hpaE gene encoding 5-carboxymethyl-2-hydroxymuconate semialdehyde dehydrogenase — translation MTTTTPRPIPDGVPERIRHYIGGELVDSADGAVFDVLDPVTNEVYVRAAAGKKADIDRAVAAARKAFTEGPWPKLLPRERSRVLNRIADLVESRDKRLAALESFDSGLPISQALGQARRAAENFRFFADLIVAQADDTYKVPGRQINYVNRKPIGVAGLITPWNTPFMLESWKLAPALATGNTVVLKPAEFTPLSASLWAEIFEEAGLPPGVFNLVNGFGEDAGDALVKHPDVPLISFTGESGTGSLIFGNAAPFLKGLSMELGGKSPAIVFADADLETAIDATIFGVFSLNGERCTAGSRILVERAIYDEFVERYAAQAKRVVVGDPSDPATEVGALVHPEHYEKVMKYIEIGKTEGRLVAGGGRPDGFPTGNYVAPTVFADVKPDARIFQEEIFGPVVAITPFDSEEEALELANNTKYGLAAYVWTNDLKRAHNFAQSVEAGMVWLNSNNVRDLRTPFGGVKASGLGHEGGYRSIDFYTDQQAVHINLGEVHNPAFGKG, via the coding sequence TTGACCACCACGACTCCCCGGCCGATCCCGGACGGTGTCCCGGAGCGGATCCGGCACTACATCGGCGGCGAGCTCGTCGATTCGGCCGACGGCGCCGTTTTCGACGTGCTCGACCCGGTGACCAACGAGGTCTACGTGCGGGCCGCGGCGGGGAAGAAGGCCGATATCGATCGCGCCGTCGCCGCCGCGCGGAAGGCGTTCACCGAGGGGCCGTGGCCGAAGCTGCTGCCGCGCGAACGGTCGCGGGTGCTCAACCGCATCGCCGATCTCGTCGAATCGCGGGACAAGCGGCTGGCCGCGCTGGAGAGTTTCGATTCGGGCCTGCCGATCTCGCAGGCGCTGGGCCAGGCCCGCCGGGCGGCCGAGAACTTCCGGTTCTTCGCCGATCTGATCGTCGCGCAGGCCGACGACACCTACAAGGTGCCCGGCCGCCAGATCAACTACGTCAACCGCAAGCCGATCGGTGTCGCCGGGCTGATCACGCCGTGGAACACACCGTTCATGCTGGAATCGTGGAAACTCGCCCCCGCGCTGGCGACCGGTAACACCGTCGTGCTCAAGCCCGCCGAGTTCACCCCGCTTTCGGCGTCGCTGTGGGCCGAGATCTTCGAAGAGGCCGGGCTTCCGCCGGGTGTTTTCAACCTGGTCAACGGTTTCGGCGAGGACGCGGGCGACGCGCTGGTGAAGCATCCGGACGTCCCGCTGATCTCGTTCACCGGCGAGAGCGGCACCGGGAGCCTGATCTTCGGGAACGCGGCACCGTTCCTCAAGGGACTGTCGATGGAACTGGGCGGCAAGTCTCCCGCCATCGTCTTCGCCGACGCCGACCTGGAGACCGCGATCGACGCGACGATCTTCGGCGTGTTCTCGCTCAACGGCGAACGCTGCACCGCGGGCAGCCGGATCCTGGTCGAGCGCGCGATCTACGACGAGTTCGTCGAGCGCTACGCCGCTCAGGCCAAACGCGTCGTGGTGGGCGACCCGAGCGACCCCGCGACCGAGGTCGGCGCGCTGGTGCATCCCGAGCACTACGAAAAGGTCATGAAGTACATCGAGATCGGGAAGACCGAAGGCAGGCTGGTCGCAGGCGGCGGCCGCCCGGACGGCTTCCCGACCGGGAACTACGTGGCGCCGACGGTGTTCGCCGACGTCAAACCGGACGCCCGCATCTTCCAGGAGGAGATCTTCGGCCCGGTCGTCGCGATCACGCCGTTCGACAGCGAGGAAGAGGCGCTCGAGCTCGCGAACAACACGAAGTACGGGCTCGCGGCCTACGTCTGGACCAACGATCTCAAGCGGGCGCACAACTTCGCGCAGTCCGTCGAGGCCGGGATGGTGTGGCTCAACTCGAACAACGTCCGCGATCTGCGCACGCCCTTCGGCGGGGTCAAGGCGTCCGGGCTCGGGCACGAGGGCGGCTACCGCTCGATCGACTTCTACACCGACCAGCAGGCGGTGCACATCAATCTCGGCGAGGTGCACAACCCCGCCTTCGGCAAAGGATGA
- a CDS encoding HpcH/HpaI aldolase family protein, with protein MPLRLAPTFREQLGTRPLIGMWVTSGSPVVAEICAGSGLDWLLIDTEHSPAGLETVQSLLQTIAAYPITPVVRAPSGDTVALKQLLDLGAQNLLVPMVDSAEEAEAVVQAVRYPPRGVRGVGSALSRSARWNRVEDYLTKADEFTSLYVQIESTAGVAAAAEIAAVDGVDGVFVGPSDLAASMGLLGQQTHADVTAAVLGTFEAVRAQGKPVGVNAFDPAQAQRYLDAGASFVLVGADVSLLAQGSEALARRHSV; from the coding sequence ATGCCGCTTCGTCTAGCGCCGACGTTCCGGGAGCAGCTGGGCACTCGGCCACTGATCGGCATGTGGGTGACGTCGGGAAGCCCGGTCGTCGCGGAGATCTGCGCGGGTTCCGGACTCGACTGGCTGCTCATCGACACCGAGCACTCCCCCGCCGGGCTGGAAACGGTGCAATCGTTGCTGCAGACGATCGCCGCGTATCCCATCACGCCGGTGGTGCGCGCCCCGTCCGGTGACACTGTCGCGCTGAAGCAGCTGCTCGACCTGGGCGCGCAGAACCTGCTCGTGCCCATGGTCGACAGCGCCGAGGAAGCGGAGGCCGTCGTACAGGCAGTCCGCTATCCGCCGCGAGGCGTGCGTGGTGTCGGCAGTGCCCTCTCCCGGTCCGCGCGCTGGAACCGGGTCGAGGACTACCTCACGAAGGCCGACGAATTCACGTCGCTGTACGTCCAGATCGAGTCGACGGCGGGTGTCGCGGCCGCCGCCGAAATCGCCGCTGTCGACGGCGTCGACGGCGTGTTCGTCGGGCCGTCCGATCTGGCCGCCTCGATGGGCCTGCTCGGACAGCAGACGCACGCCGACGTCACGGCGGCCGTCCTTGGCACGTTCGAGGCCGTGCGGGCACAGGGAAAGCCTGTCGGCGTCAACGCCTTCGACCCCGCGCAGGCTCAGCGGTACCTCGACGCCGGTGCTTCGTTCGTCCTGGTCGGCGCGGATGTTTCCTTGCTGGCGCAGGGTTCGGAGGCGCTCGCGCGGCGGCATTCGGTCTGA
- a CDS encoding DUF222 domain-containing protein gives MSETFLPELPQELWRAGKLELAHGVLQFLQMMRIASAGLGRYLAEIESRGAKDLYGYGSTAAWFADVAGLSRGEAGPIVSQAIALNPTRALDDTEVPAVAPATGAAAAEGAIGSERIKQILEILARIPSDVSVEDRECAEKTLADLARDAGPRQVSKLGDNLLAWLDPDGNEPKDPEPKQPSREVTLERRKDGFWTLNGLLDDELGARTAAALEAYAAPRPIDESGQADLRTTAERQGDAWAELLDLAVACPDQPGTNGYRTLIHVTIGLEELKTGLGTACVDFVGKMTAREARMAACDCLMLPIVMNAAGEPLDVGRLKRFVTPAQRRALNIRDGGCAFPGCHRRPRNCHAHHIDHWADGGPTDLRNLVLLCGFHHRLIHHGDWQVRMAADGLPEFIPPQYLDPLRKPRRNTLHRATA, from the coding sequence GTGTCCGAGACCTTTCTTCCCGAACTGCCGCAGGAGCTGTGGCGTGCCGGCAAGCTGGAGCTTGCCCATGGCGTGCTGCAGTTCCTGCAGATGATGCGGATCGCCTCCGCCGGGTTGGGGCGGTATCTGGCGGAGATCGAGTCCCGGGGCGCGAAAGACCTCTACGGCTACGGCAGTACAGCAGCGTGGTTCGCTGACGTGGCCGGGTTGTCGCGGGGCGAGGCCGGTCCGATCGTGAGTCAGGCGATCGCGCTGAACCCGACCCGAGCACTGGACGACACGGAGGTTCCGGCGGTGGCTCCCGCTACGGGTGCGGCTGCCGCCGAGGGCGCTATCGGGAGTGAACGGATCAAGCAGATCCTGGAGATTCTGGCTCGGATTCCGTCGGATGTGTCGGTGGAGGATCGGGAGTGTGCGGAGAAGACTCTCGCTGATCTGGCGCGGGACGCCGGTCCTCGGCAGGTGTCGAAGCTCGGGGACAACCTGCTCGCGTGGCTCGACCCTGATGGGAACGAACCCAAAGACCCCGAACCCAAGCAACCCAGCCGTGAAGTCACCCTGGAGCGCCGCAAGGACGGGTTCTGGACACTGAACGGCCTCCTCGACGACGAACTCGGTGCCCGCACCGCCGCCGCCCTCGAGGCCTACGCGGCACCACGCCCGATCGACGAATCCGGCCAAGCCGATCTACGCACCACAGCCGAACGCCAAGGCGACGCCTGGGCCGAACTCCTGGACCTCGCGGTCGCCTGCCCCGACCAGCCCGGCACCAACGGCTACCGCACCCTGATCCACGTGACCATCGGGCTCGAGGAACTCAAGACCGGGCTCGGCACCGCCTGCGTAGACTTCGTCGGAAAAATGACCGCCCGCGAAGCACGCATGGCCGCCTGCGACTGCCTGATGTTGCCGATCGTGATGAACGCGGCTGGGGAGCCGCTGGATGTGGGACGGTTGAAGCGGTTCGTCACCCCAGCGCAACGCCGAGCCCTCAACATCCGTGACGGGGGCTGCGCGTTCCCCGGCTGTCATCGGCGGCCGCGGAACTGTCACGCCCATCATATTGATCATTGGGCAGACGGCGGGCCCACGGATCTCCGGAACCTGGTGTTGCTCTGCGGTTTCCACCACCGCCTGATTCACCACGGGGACTGGCAAGTCCGGATGGCAGCCGACGGGTTACCGGAGTTCATCCCACCCCAATACCTGGACCCGCTACGAAAACCCCGGCGCAACACCCTCCACCGCGCCACCGCATAA
- the hpaH gene encoding 2-oxo-hept-4-ene-1,7-dioate hydratase: MLEQETITAIADELAAAEEARATIPLLTTRYPDMTVEDSYAVQNEWRRRGIASGRRPVGRKIGLTSKVMQAATGITEPDYGAIFADMVFENGSVIEHSRFSNVRIEVELAFVLKDTLTGPDATVFDVLRATEYVVPALEILSSRIEMTGRTIVDTISDNAAMGGMVYGGNPVAVDAVDLRWVSALLYRNETIEESGVAAAVLNHPANGVAWLANKLAQHGDKLEPGDIVLAGSFTRPMWVHPGDTVTADYRDLGAITCRFV, from the coding sequence ATGCTCGAACAGGAAACGATCACCGCGATCGCCGATGAACTGGCGGCCGCGGAAGAGGCGCGGGCAACGATCCCGCTGCTGACGACGCGCTACCCGGACATGACCGTCGAGGACTCGTACGCCGTGCAGAACGAATGGCGGCGCCGGGGCATCGCGTCGGGGCGCCGCCCGGTCGGCCGCAAGATCGGGCTCACCTCGAAGGTCATGCAGGCCGCCACCGGGATCACCGAACCCGACTACGGCGCCATTTTCGCGGACATGGTGTTCGAAAACGGTTCCGTGATCGAGCACAGCCGGTTCTCGAACGTGCGCATCGAAGTCGAGCTGGCCTTCGTGCTCAAGGACACCCTCACCGGACCGGACGCCACGGTGTTCGACGTCCTGCGCGCGACCGAGTACGTCGTACCCGCACTGGAGATCCTGTCCTCACGCATCGAAATGACGGGCCGGACGATCGTGGACACGATCAGCGACAACGCGGCCATGGGCGGCATGGTCTACGGCGGCAACCCGGTCGCCGTGGACGCCGTGGACCTACGGTGGGTTTCGGCGCTGTTGTACCGCAACGAAACCATCGAAGAATCCGGGGTCGCCGCCGCGGTGCTGAACCATCCGGCGAACGGTGTCGCCTGGCTGGCGAACAAACTCGCGCAACACGGCGACAAACTGGAGCCCGGCGACATCGTGCTCGCCGGGTCGTTCACCCGGCCGATGTGGGTGCACCCCGGCGACACCGTGACAGCCGACTACCGGGACCTGGGGGCGATCACATGCCGCTTCGTCTAG